Proteins from a single region of Desulfobacter postgatei 2ac9:
- a CDS encoding histidine phosphatase family protein, with protein MKLLSTYMPGSNQLSADLSGKFSDKGPLLFILRHGQIKGHGTRRFIGQTDIPLDQTGREQARSWQAPFAAVGFKQVYTSALTRCRQTAAFACPDSTSVIDRRLNEIDLGEWDGREFEHIKTKHPDLFEQRGRDIYGFCPPAGESFKDLFSRVSPFFSQLPLLSHTLLVTHAGVIRAMLCFWAGKKMENLLNFKTHFGQLFVLAKE; from the coding sequence TTGAAACTGCTCAGCACATACATGCCCGGATCGAATCAGCTGTCGGCCGATCTCTCAGGGAAATTCTCGGATAAAGGCCCCTTACTCTTCATTCTGCGTCACGGACAGATCAAGGGTCATGGTACCCGCCGGTTCATCGGTCAAACCGACATCCCCCTGGATCAGACAGGCCGGGAGCAGGCCAGAAGCTGGCAGGCGCCCTTCGCCGCCGTTGGTTTCAAACAGGTTTACACCTCGGCTTTGACCCGGTGCCGGCAAACAGCGGCCTTTGCCTGCCCTGACAGCACATCCGTTATCGACCGCCGCCTCAACGAAATCGACCTGGGAGAGTGGGACGGCCGGGAATTTGAGCACATCAAAACCAAGCATCCGGATCTATTTGAACAGCGGGGCCGGGATATTTACGGTTTCTGCCCCCCGGCCGGAGAAAGCTTCAAAGACCTTTTTTCCCGGGTGTCACCTTTTTTCAGTCAACTGCCCCTGTTATCGCATACCCTGTTGGTCACCCATGCCGGCGTAATCAGGGCCATGCTCTGCTTTTGGGCTGGTAAAAAAATGGAAAACCTCCTCAACTTTAAAACTCATTTCGGACAGCTGTTCGTGCTGGCTAAGGAATAG
- a CDS encoding class I SAM-dependent methyltransferase — MDQAKPKGAGKSSFELIDTQILEQMLPIHQGSVLLDLACGKGLYSLFLSQLAGPSGLVYAVDLWEEGLEILEQDALKKEAANILTIKADATREIDIEAHSLDLCLMATVLHDFKEINADQTVLKQVLNLLIPGGCLAVIEFKKMDGPPGPPAHIRLSQEETEKLVTGVGFKKINTTEIGGYNYLTTFKSPM; from the coding sequence ATGGACCAGGCAAAACCCAAAGGTGCCGGCAAAAGCAGTTTTGAACTGATTGACACGCAGATTTTAGAACAGATGCTGCCAATTCACCAGGGCTCGGTGCTTCTGGATCTGGCCTGCGGCAAAGGATTGTATTCACTGTTTCTATCACAGCTTGCAGGGCCGTCCGGCCTGGTATATGCCGTGGATCTCTGGGAAGAGGGGCTTGAGATACTGGAACAAGACGCGCTGAAAAAAGAGGCCGCAAATATTTTAACCATCAAGGCGGATGCCACCAGGGAAATAGACATTGAAGCTCATAGCTTGGATTTGTGCCTGATGGCCACAGTACTGCATGACTTCAAGGAGATAAACGCCGACCAGACAGTTTTAAAACAAGTGCTAAACCTTCTTATACCCGGGGGATGCCTGGCCGTAATTGAATTCAAAAAGATGGATGGACCTCCCGGTCCGCCGGCACATATACGCCTGTCCCAGGAAGAGACGGAAAAACTGGTCACCGGAGTGGGATTTAAAAAAATAAATACTACGGAGATCGGTGGCTACAACTATCTGACAACTTTCAAGTCACCGATGTAA
- a CDS encoding DVU_1551 family NTP transferase, translating into MPAALIPAAGLSSRMGRYKPLLPLGRTTMIETVIDLFKAAGIREIIVVTGHNHDQLAGTVEAAGARPLFNPDYASGMFSSIRNGVATLSSGIEGFFLLPADIPAIRPTTLNFIRRKFEAAKDSLIVPAFNGQTGHPPLIPARLIPVITGADPDANLRRILFSDPSRIIQLPVHDRGILMDADTPEGYQQIKQKYERLEIADEAECRSIIDRELPDAPAIRAHLHQVCDTALTLARALHSCGLDFDTDIIRAGALLHDIKRKEAHHAEAGSRFLKALGFQKIADVTAVHMDLTPGPELDETQIVFFADKLCRGDQLELDYSGRFHEKARCLPHAEKEIFKRLETAQHIHARIESAVGRSLREILG; encoded by the coding sequence ATGCCGGCCGCCCTTATCCCGGCAGCAGGTCTCTCCTCCCGAATGGGCCGGTACAAGCCGCTGCTGCCTTTGGGGCGTACCACCATGATTGAAACCGTCATCGACCTGTTTAAAGCTGCAGGGATCCGGGAGATTATTGTGGTCACCGGTCACAACCATGACCAATTGGCAGGGACCGTTGAAGCGGCAGGTGCCAGGCCTTTGTTCAACCCGGATTATGCCTCGGGCATGTTCTCCTCCATTCGCAACGGGGTGGCAACACTGTCGTCGGGTATAGAGGGCTTTTTCCTTTTGCCGGCCGACATCCCGGCCATCCGGCCCACCACCCTAAACTTCATCCGTAGAAAATTCGAGGCGGCCAAAGACAGCTTGATTGTACCGGCATTCAACGGCCAAACCGGTCATCCGCCCCTGATTCCGGCCCGGCTGATCCCCGTCATAACCGGCGCTGATCCTGACGCCAATCTAAGGCGGATCCTGTTTTCAGATCCAAGCCGCATTATCCAACTGCCGGTCCATGACCGGGGCATTCTCATGGATGCCGACACCCCGGAAGGTTATCAGCAAATAAAGCAAAAATATGAGAGACTGGAAATTGCCGATGAAGCGGAATGCCGGTCCATTATTGACCGGGAGCTGCCCGATGCCCCGGCAATTCGGGCCCATCTGCACCAGGTATGTGATACTGCGCTGACCCTTGCCCGGGCTCTCCATTCGTGCGGGCTTGATTTTGATACCGACATCATCAGAGCAGGGGCGCTGCTCCATGACATTAAAAGAAAAGAAGCGCACCATGCCGAGGCCGGCAGTCGTTTTCTCAAAGCGTTGGGATTCCAAAAAATCGCAGATGTTACGGCTGTCCACATGGATCTCACCCCCGGCCCGGAACTGGATGAAACCCAGATTGTCTTTTTTGCAGACAAGCTGTGCAGGGGAGACCAACTGGAACTGGATTACTCAGGTCGATTCCACGAAAAAGCACGCTGTCTGCCCCATGCCGAAAAGGAGATTTTTAAAAGACTTGAAACTGCTCAGCACATACATGCCCGGATCGAATCAGCTGTCGGCCGATCTCTCAGGGAAATTCTCGGATAA
- a CDS encoding NAD-dependent epimerase/dehydratase family protein, whose amino-acid sequence MEKQNSSFPDSIFQFKGLDMNILITGAAGFIGSALALRLLNDG is encoded by the coding sequence ATGGAAAAACAGAATAGCAGTTTTCCTGATTCCATATTTCAATTTAAAGGACTGGACATGAACATATTGATCACCGGTGCAGCCGGGTTTATCGGGTCTGCGCTTGCTTTGCGCCTGTTGAATGACGGATAG
- a CDS encoding XdhC family aldehyde oxidoreductase maturation factor, whose protein sequence is MRSLIRESLDLLNDGTPFALAVIIGHKGSTPRTSGSKMLVRPNKGISGSIGGGLVEAEVIDVCVDLLDRSRSKTMDFNLNQEIKAGMDMGCGGSLTVWLRSFVPPCPSEQIELWQTLADLEAKGKKALAVTRIAADKTAEISLVLEQGEVAGPGMLPKALIDAAGENRFTGPGPVRQFYGLDEFIIEPLIRPDRLFIFGAGHVGFQLAKMAHLTDFSCVVTDDRAEFANEARFPHAAEIRVLDDFSSAFDGLDIDGNAYIVILTRGHLHDQTVLEQALKTDAAYIGMIGSKKKKKQIYDNLMAKGVAQARLEQVYAPIGLKIKAETPAEIAVSIMGELISVRAENKENPS, encoded by the coding sequence ATGAGATCACTCATCCGCGAAAGCCTGGATCTTCTGAACGACGGCACCCCGTTTGCCCTGGCCGTGATCATCGGCCACAAGGGCTCCACCCCGCGGACATCGGGCAGCAAGATGCTCGTCCGGCCGAACAAAGGCATTTCAGGCAGCATCGGCGGCGGCCTGGTTGAAGCCGAGGTCATTGACGTCTGTGTCGATCTGCTGGACCGGTCACGCTCAAAAACCATGGATTTTAACCTGAACCAGGAGATTAAAGCGGGTATGGATATGGGCTGCGGAGGCAGTCTGACGGTCTGGCTTCGCAGCTTTGTTCCACCTTGTCCTTCGGAACAAATCGAGTTATGGCAGACACTGGCAGACCTGGAGGCCAAGGGGAAAAAGGCTTTGGCAGTTACCCGGATTGCGGCGGACAAAACCGCTGAAATCAGCCTGGTGCTGGAACAGGGTGAGGTGGCTGGCCCGGGCATGCTGCCCAAAGCCCTAATAGATGCGGCCGGGGAAAACCGGTTTACAGGCCCGGGTCCGGTGCGGCAGTTCTACGGGCTGGACGAGTTCATCATTGAGCCCCTGATCCGGCCGGATAGATTGTTCATTTTCGGGGCCGGCCATGTCGGGTTCCAGCTGGCAAAAATGGCCCATTTGACTGATTTTTCCTGCGTGGTCACCGACGATCGGGCCGAGTTCGCCAATGAAGCGCGTTTCCCCCATGCTGCTGAGATCCGGGTGCTGGATGATTTTTCCAGTGCGTTTGACGGTTTGGACATTGACGGCAATGCCTATATCGTTATCCTCACCCGGGGGCATCTCCATGACCAGACCGTGCTGGAACAGGCCTTAAAAACTGACGCCGCATATATTGGTATGATCGGCAGTAAAAAGAAAAAGAAGCAGATCTACGACAATCTGATGGCTAAAGGGGTGGCGCAGGCCCGGCTGGAACAGGTCTATGCCCCCATCGGTCTTAAAATCAAGGCTGAGACTCCGGCGGAGATTGCTGTAAGCATCATGGGAGAATTAATCAGCGTCAGGGCGGAAAATAAGGAGAACCCCTCCTGA
- a CDS encoding molybdopterin-dependent oxidoreductase — MKKINLTINGCERQVIADKNLVLLDLLREQLNLTGTKQSCDRKGQCGACTVIVNKKAVLSCLTRVEKLDGASVISIEGLGTPNNPHLIQHAFVLAGAIQCGFCTPGMIMAAKALLDTNLNPTVEEIKHALRHNICRCTGYVKIIDAVQLAAQFLRGEKKPEELTPLPTDPKIGVSHSRPSAMIKACGTAAFTSDIIIPDAVEIAVVRSPHMHAEIEKIDFSRAEKMPGFIGTLTASDIKGTNRLKYIVADRPILCENRVRTMGDAIAAVLARTREQALAAAQAVDVQYSLLPEVTTTRQAMEPDAPQIHPHRPNLCFSQPLIKGDTDEGFKKAAAVIEQNFTTQLNHQAPLEPENSVAYMEGEGQDAILVVMGRSINIHLHMATLQAALGYDNIRYEEPFSGGQFGMKLEIFTEGIAAAAALKFKRPVRYIPSLAESMMITSKRHPFDIQLKMGADENGKLTALEMDITVDNGAYHSIGNVIINRALQMLTSSYYVPNIKVASKLVYTNNPWGSAARGAGPPQAHYALECGMNMLAGKLNIDPLAFRKQNSLRTGLTKATGHVQDDVWPFPELCDDILPHYERALADAKAHDNTGPVKRGVGLGAAAFGIGFPADKSTAAVELEPDDGVTVYAAAADPGEGNDSMLTQLAAQVLELPLDKVRAVTRTTDKTTAAGPASGSRVTLMIGGATVDALKQLKKAMDDVGSKTFDAFKSAEKPTRYVGNKSTFQTAPMDPETGQGPSTESDTHAIQLAEVQVNTETGEVKVLKMTSVVDAGPVINPNNLTGQMEGGMDMGVGYALREQYIAGKTKDWRTFKFPTMKTAFDMAVFFRETHRKRGTLGSTGVGEMSMVSTAPAVINSIENACGALITSLPATPDKVLAAIKEAHKV, encoded by the coding sequence ATGAAAAAAATTAATTTAACAATCAATGGCTGCGAAAGACAGGTGATTGCCGATAAAAATTTGGTTCTGCTTGATTTGCTCCGGGAGCAGTTAAACCTGACCGGCACCAAACAATCCTGTGACAGAAAAGGGCAATGCGGCGCATGCACCGTAATCGTTAATAAAAAAGCGGTATTGTCGTGTCTGACCAGAGTAGAAAAACTCGATGGGGCATCAGTGATCTCCATCGAAGGACTGGGCACACCGAACAATCCGCATCTTATCCAGCATGCGTTTGTACTGGCAGGCGCCATCCAGTGCGGTTTTTGTACGCCCGGCATGATTATGGCTGCCAAAGCCCTGCTGGACACCAATCTCAACCCTACGGTTGAAGAAATCAAACACGCGTTGCGTCACAATATCTGCCGTTGCACAGGTTATGTAAAAATCATTGACGCCGTACAACTGGCCGCCCAATTTCTCAGGGGAGAAAAAAAGCCTGAAGAGCTCACCCCGTTGCCGACCGACCCCAAAATAGGCGTTTCCCATTCCCGGCCGTCAGCCATGATAAAAGCATGCGGCACAGCCGCCTTTACCTCGGATATTATCATCCCCGATGCTGTGGAAATAGCTGTGGTACGAAGCCCTCACATGCATGCAGAGATTGAAAAAATTGATTTTTCCAGGGCTGAAAAAATGCCGGGATTTATCGGCACACTGACAGCCTCAGATATCAAAGGCACCAATCGCTTAAAATATATTGTGGCAGACCGCCCTATCCTGTGTGAAAACCGGGTGCGGACCATGGGTGATGCGATTGCCGCCGTGCTGGCCCGAACCCGTGAACAGGCATTGGCCGCTGCCCAGGCCGTGGACGTTCAATATTCCCTATTGCCTGAGGTAACCACCACCAGGCAGGCGATGGAACCTGATGCGCCCCAAATTCATCCCCACCGACCCAATCTATGTTTTTCCCAGCCTTTGATTAAAGGGGACACAGATGAAGGGTTCAAAAAAGCGGCCGCTGTGATTGAACAAAACTTCACGACCCAATTGAACCACCAGGCCCCGTTAGAACCTGAAAACAGTGTGGCCTACATGGAAGGAGAAGGCCAGGATGCCATTCTGGTGGTTATGGGCCGCAGTATCAACATCCATCTTCACATGGCAACGCTGCAGGCAGCTCTCGGATACGACAACATTCGTTATGAAGAGCCTTTTTCAGGCGGCCAGTTCGGCATGAAACTGGAAATCTTCACCGAGGGCATTGCTGCGGCGGCTGCATTGAAATTCAAGCGGCCTGTGCGTTATATCCCAAGCCTGGCCGAATCCATGATGATTACATCCAAACGTCACCCCTTTGACATTCAATTAAAAATGGGCGCTGACGAGAATGGTAAACTCACAGCCCTTGAGATGGATATCACGGTAGACAACGGCGCTTATCACTCCATCGGCAACGTCATCATCAACCGGGCTCTCCAAATGCTGACAAGCTCTTATTATGTGCCCAACATAAAGGTGGCGTCAAAACTTGTTTATACCAATAACCCATGGGGAAGTGCAGCCCGTGGTGCAGGCCCCCCACAGGCGCATTATGCGCTTGAGTGCGGCATGAATATGCTTGCCGGAAAATTAAATATAGACCCTTTGGCGTTCAGAAAGCAAAACAGCCTTAGAACAGGGCTGACCAAGGCAACCGGGCATGTCCAGGACGATGTATGGCCGTTCCCCGAACTTTGCGATGATATTTTACCCCATTATGAAAGAGCCCTGGCAGATGCAAAGGCCCATGATAATACAGGTCCTGTCAAACGCGGGGTCGGTCTGGGTGCTGCTGCGTTCGGCATTGGTTTCCCGGCAGATAAATCCACGGCTGCCGTGGAACTGGAACCGGATGATGGTGTAACCGTATACGCTGCGGCAGCAGACCCTGGAGAAGGCAATGATTCCATGCTTACCCAACTGGCGGCACAGGTTCTGGAACTGCCCCTTGACAAGGTTCGTGCTGTTACCCGGACAACGGATAAAACCACCGCAGCCGGTCCCGCCTCCGGCAGCAGGGTAACCTTGATGATTGGCGGCGCTACCGTAGATGCCTTAAAACAATTGAAAAAAGCCATGGATGACGTTGGATCAAAGACGTTTGATGCCTTTAAGTCTGCAGAAAAACCAACTCGTTACGTGGGCAATAAATCAACTTTTCAAACCGCGCCCATGGATCCGGAAACAGGCCAGGGACCGTCAACGGAATCTGATACCCATGCCATTCAACTGGCCGAAGTGCAAGTCAATACAGAAACAGGAGAGGTCAAGGTATTAAAGATGACCTCTGTGGTTGACGCAGGGCCTGTAATCAACCCGAATAACCTTACGGGACAGATGGAAGGCGGCATGGATATGGGTGTGGGATATGCCCTTCGTGAACAGTATATCGCCGGAAAAACAAAAGATTGGCGTACCTTTAAATTCCCTACAATGAAAACCGCCTTTGACATGGCGGTGTTTTTCAGGGAAACGCATAGAAAACGGGGCACCCTTGGCTCCACCGGGGTTGGGGAAATGTCAATGGTCTCAACAGCGCCGGCCGTCATCAACTCCATTGAAAATGCCTGCGGCGCTTTGATTACGAGCCTTCCGGCTACACCGGACAAGGTTCTTGCCGCAATAAAAGAGGCCCATAAAGTTTAA
- the amaB gene encoding L-piperidine-6-carboxylate dehydrogenase, giving the protein MGNGFNAEVKQILDTLGIKSVNYGATTGGSKGWIETKGKELVSYSPINGKPIASVLMAEKKDYETVMTKAQEAFKTFRMMPAPRRGEMVREIGDALRENKKTLGALISLEVGKIRAEGEGEVQEMIDIADFAMGLSRRLYGPTMHSERPEHRMYEQWHPLGIVGLITAFNFPASVWSWNTLIASVCGDAIVFKPSSKVPLTSIAIQNILAPVVDKYGVESIFNMVIGTRTDVGEPMLHDKRIPLISATGSTAMGKHVGQVVGGRLGRSLLELGGNNAIIITEDADMDMAVRATLFGAVGTAGQRCTSTRRIIIHSSVKQAFVNNLISAYKQIKIGNPLVNDTLMGPLIDEEALLAMEQALKAVKASGGKILYGGERTTVNGCEGGHYVFPAVAEVKNDFPIVQSETFAPILYIIEYNGFEQALELHNDVPQGLSSAIFTTSLQYQEIFFSHKGSDCGIANVNIGTSGAEIGGAFGGEKETGGGRESGSDAWRAYMRRQTNTINWGKELPLAQGIEFNIDGDI; this is encoded by the coding sequence ATGGGCAACGGATTTAATGCAGAAGTAAAACAAATACTTGATACCTTGGGGATTAAATCTGTGAATTACGGTGCTACAACCGGTGGCAGCAAAGGTTGGATTGAAACAAAGGGAAAAGAGCTTGTTTCCTATTCCCCCATCAACGGCAAACCCATTGCCAGTGTTTTGATGGCTGAAAAAAAAGACTATGAAACAGTGATGACCAAGGCCCAGGAAGCGTTTAAAACCTTCCGCATGATGCCTGCTCCGCGACGCGGCGAAATGGTGCGTGAGATCGGTGATGCATTACGGGAGAATAAAAAGACATTAGGTGCCCTGATTTCTCTTGAGGTCGGTAAAATCCGGGCTGAAGGCGAGGGCGAGGTCCAGGAGATGATTGACATTGCCGATTTCGCCATGGGCCTGAGCCGCCGGCTCTATGGCCCGACCATGCATTCTGAACGGCCCGAGCACCGGATGTACGAACAATGGCACCCCCTGGGAATTGTCGGGCTGATCACTGCGTTTAATTTTCCTGCGTCCGTATGGTCCTGGAACACGTTGATTGCCTCTGTCTGCGGTGATGCGATTGTGTTCAAACCCAGCTCAAAGGTGCCTTTGACCAGTATTGCCATCCAGAACATCCTTGCGCCTGTGGTTGACAAATACGGTGTTGAAAGTATTTTCAACATGGTCATCGGCACCAGAACCGATGTGGGCGAGCCCATGCTCCATGACAAACGCATTCCTCTGATTTCCGCCACAGGGTCCACGGCCATGGGTAAACATGTGGGTCAAGTGGTTGGCGGTCGTTTAGGACGGTCCCTGCTGGAACTTGGCGGCAACAATGCCATTATCATCACCGAAGACGCAGACATGGACATGGCCGTCCGGGCCACGCTGTTCGGTGCTGTGGGTACCGCTGGACAACGCTGCACCTCCACCCGAAGGATCATCATTCACTCTTCAGTGAAACAAGCCTTTGTCAACAACCTGATCAGTGCCTACAAACAGATTAAGATCGGCAATCCCCTGGTCAATGACACGCTCATGGGGCCGCTTATTGACGAAGAGGCTCTCCTTGCTATGGAACAAGCCCTGAAAGCAGTTAAGGCGTCCGGTGGAAAGATTCTTTACGGCGGAGAGCGGACCACTGTGAACGGTTGTGAAGGCGGTCATTATGTGTTCCCGGCTGTGGCTGAAGTAAAAAATGATTTCCCCATTGTCCAGAGCGAAACCTTTGCACCCATCCTGTACATCATTGAATACAATGGGTTTGAGCAAGCCCTTGAACTGCATAACGACGTGCCCCAGGGCCTGTCTTCCGCAATCTTCACAACCTCCTTGCAGTACCAGGAAATTTTTTTTTCACACAAAGGCTCTGACTGCGGCATTGCCAACGTGAACATCGGCACGTCCGGTGCCGAAATCGGTGGCGCATTCGGCGGTGAAAAAGAGACCGGCGGCGGGCGTGAATCCGGGTCCGATGCGTGGCGAGCATACATGAGACGTCAGACCAACACCATTAACTGGGGCAAGGAATTGCCGCTTGCCCAAGGTATCGAATTTAACATCGACGGGGACATTTAA
- a CDS encoding Hsp20/alpha crystallin family protein: MFTRMNEIDRMFGAMDLLRTKMDRLFNEMDRPYLHGPAFTLGTNSPRINLLENGDKFEVRAELPGISKDDISIKIQGNYLEISGKRAIEPPEGYKAHRNERSATTFSRSFTLPDEVDAEKVDATLKDGILYLTLPKSEAAKPRQITIN, from the coding sequence ATGTTTACAAGAATGAATGAAATCGACAGAATGTTTGGGGCCATGGATCTGCTCCGTACCAAAATGGACAGACTCTTCAACGAAATGGACAGACCTTACCTGCATGGACCGGCGTTTACCCTGGGCACCAATTCACCCAGAATCAACCTTCTGGAAAACGGTGATAAATTTGAAGTCCGGGCAGAACTCCCCGGCATTTCAAAGGATGATATCAGCATTAAAATCCAGGGCAATTACCTTGAAATCAGCGGAAAAAGAGCAATTGAGCCCCCCGAAGGGTACAAGGCCCACAGAAATGAAAGGTCCGCCACCACATTCTCACGCAGCTTTACCCTGCCCGATGAGGTTGATGCGGAAAAAGTCGATGCAACGCTTAAAGACGGCATTTTGTATCTGACACTGCCCAAATCAGAGGCCGCCAAACCCAGACAGATCACCATTAACTAA
- a CDS encoding FmdE family protein, producing the protein MKDFNTLLEGSAQAHGHLCPGQVIGVRMAMLGCRLIGLDEPSTLPQIKKIIVYVEMDRCATDAISYVTGVKLGRRSLKFIDNGIMAATFVNLETGKAFRIVSTETARELAPKLMPSIEDSRFAQLEAYKIMNDSDLFTVSRVKVNVPAAEMPGPTRFKAVCARCGIVVRDKKEVLKNNQILCRPCAFGSYYEPVDPHQHNPID; encoded by the coding sequence TTGAAAGATTTTAATACGCTGCTTGAAGGATCGGCGCAGGCCCATGGTCATCTGTGCCCGGGGCAGGTAATCGGGGTGCGCATGGCCATGCTTGGGTGCCGGCTCATTGGCTTAGATGAACCGTCAACATTGCCCCAGATTAAAAAAATCATTGTATATGTGGAGATGGACCGGTGTGCCACGGACGCCATCTCCTATGTTACAGGCGTAAAGCTTGGCAGACGGTCCTTAAAATTCATTGACAACGGCATCATGGCTGCCACCTTTGTGAACCTTGAAACAGGAAAGGCATTTAGAATCGTTTCCACGGAAACAGCCCGGGAACTTGCCCCAAAATTGATGCCCAGCATTGAAGATTCAAGATTTGCCCAGCTCGAAGCTTATAAAATCATGAATGATTCAGATTTGTTTACGGTTTCCCGGGTAAAAGTAAATGTTCCGGCAGCGGAGATGCCCGGCCCCACACGGTTCAAGGCGGTATGTGCCCGGTGCGGCATTGTGGTCAGGGATAAAAAGGAAGTTTTAAAAAACAACCAGATCCTTTGCCGGCCATGTGCTTTTGGATCCTATTATGAACCTGTGGACCCTCATCAACACAACCCAATAGACTGA
- a CDS encoding PEP-CTERM sorting domain-containing protein, with amino-acid sequence MVFVVQSVSSSIGGAGGGIGYAGISPSVGVEFDTWGNASLHDPSSNHIGIDVNGVLDHGSGSPNTVNVGHDSDPTKGFDNGQIWYSWIDYNGTTLDVRLSENNLRPDSPILSRDLDIPNILGVSDAFVGFTSGTGADYGNHDILAWEYRDEFDPIHNQIPEPATFLLFGLGILGIAGVSRKKTA; translated from the coding sequence TTGGTTTTTGTGGTTCAGAGTGTCAGTTCAAGTATTGGCGGTGCTGGAGGAGGTATTGGATATGCTGGTATATCGCCCAGCGTTGGGGTCGAATTTGATACTTGGGGAAATGCATCTCTTCACGATCCAAGTTCAAATCATATTGGTATAGATGTCAACGGTGTACTGGATCATGGATCTGGCTCACCTAATACTGTTAATGTTGGTCATGATTCGGATCCAACTAAGGGTTTTGATAATGGCCAAATATGGTATTCATGGATTGATTATAATGGAACGACTCTTGATGTTCGTTTGAGTGAAAATAACTTAAGGCCAGACAGCCCTATATTATCCAGAGATTTAGATATTCCTAATATCCTTGGTGTCTCTGACGCTTTTGTTGGATTTACATCAGGAACGGGGGCGGATTATGGGAATCATGACATTCTTGCTTGGGAATATCGTGATGAATTTGACCCAATTCACAACCAGATACCAGAGCCAGCCACATTCCTTCTCTTCGGTCTTGGCATCCTTGGCATCGCAGGAGTTAGCAGAAAGAAAACCGCATAG
- a CDS encoding Hsp20/alpha crystallin family protein, giving the protein MTDRKDITKTENKAIEKTRELRTATPAVDIYENENEILLFADMPGVHKDDITVNIENGKLAISGVRRLDHQGVSNWEEFVDVEYVRSFSIPQTINVEDVEATLKDGVLTLHLPKSEAAKPRLIEIKAA; this is encoded by the coding sequence ATGACTGACAGAAAAGATATCACCAAAACCGAAAACAAGGCCATTGAGAAAACCCGTGAACTAAGAACCGCCACCCCGGCAGTGGACATTTATGAAAATGAAAATGAGATCCTGCTTTTTGCGGACATGCCCGGGGTTCACAAGGATGATATCACGGTAAACATTGAAAACGGCAAGCTCGCCATCTCCGGCGTCCGACGGCTTGATCACCAGGGCGTGTCAAACTGGGAGGAATTTGTGGACGTTGAATATGTCAGAAGCTTTTCCATCCCCCAAACCATTAATGTAGAAGATGTGGAAGCCACGCTCAAAGATGGGGTGCTTACCCTCCATCTGCCCAAATCCGAAGCAGCCAAACCCAGATTGATTGAAATCAAAGCTGCCTAA